Within Epilithonimonas zeae, the genomic segment CAATTTCTTGGTTCCATCGATGGAAAATTCTTGATTGAATAATTCAGTTTGGATTTTTGACGCTTTAATTTTTTCTAGCAAATCAGGATTGATATCTTTGTCTGAAGCTAAAATCAAAGTCGGATTGAGTTTCATAATTGGTTCAATCGTCATCGAACGAACGTGTCCCAATTCTTCAGCCGTAGATTTCAAACTTTCCGGATAAGTGCTCGTCACATCAATTCCAACAATTTCTTTCTCGTGTCCAAGCGCAGCAACAATCTCTGTAACACCGCCGCTGATGCTTACTATTCTTTGATTTGAAACGGGTGCTTCAGTTTTGGATTCTTCTGATTTTGCAACTTTAGAATCTTCTTTTTTGCAAGAAAAACCTGATAAAAGAAGTACTGATAAAACAGCTATTTTGATATTTTTCATAGGTTTATTTTTGTGTGATTAAAGTGGTTTGTATTCGAATTGTGGAAAGCCTCTTTCACCAGCTTCGCCATATTGGTCTTTTTTTGCTTTTGTCATTCTGGTGAATCTTAACTTAAAGTAAAAACCTTCAGGATCTTTTACAACGTAAAATCTATCACCATAAACTTCTAATCCATTTGTACCAACAGGATTTCTCCAATTTGCTCCAATTGCTCTTTGATCGGTATGATCGAATTTCGACATATCAATATCAGCTGCTTTAAAATTGTTGTAAAAATCTGACGCGTTTGTACCCGTAGGAATTGTCACTTGATATGAAGCCGATCCGCCTACAATATTATCTGTCACAAAATCTGCATAGATGTAAGTACCGGCACCTTCTATGACATTTGTAAAGACAGTGAAACACAGATCCCATTTTTGTTTTTGAGGTTGAATAACAACTTCTTTATTATCCGTCATACTAAAATAATTGAAATTGTAATCTGTATTTTTATTTATAATATACTCTTTGTACGTCGCCTCTCCAATATTTGCATACCTGATTTTGTAAGCCGAACTTCCATTCCTAACAATCTGTAACTTCATCCATCCTCTATCTGTTCCGCCAGTAGTAACTGATCCAATTGGAATAGAACCTGTGTAAATATTTTTACCCATATTGACCAGATACACGGCATTGTCTGAATCTACAACCTTAATCTCTTCAATTGCGGTATAACTAGTTGGAAAATTACCTTTAACATCATCTATATAAGTAACATTATTCGGATCAAAATTAGCTACCTGGACTTTAGTTTTAAGTGTAGCAACATCAGATTCTTTTACCTGATTAATATCTGTGACATTTGGTATTTTGCCTGCAGCCATCATAATTGAAGAATTGATAATTACCTTAAACTCATCTCCAGAATAGAAAGCCAAATCCCAATCTGTTCTTTTATTCAGAGTTTTATCTCCCGAACTTAGATCATACCAGACTTGGTTTGGCTCACTTGCCCCTCCAACATCAGCACTATCAATCTTACCCATAATAGGAGAAACGGCAACTGGATCTTCATTATCTCTGAGACATGATTGAAAAATGAAAGATATTGATATTAGTAAGAATAATAATTTTTTCATTTCTTTAAACTTTAAAAATTATAATTAATTCTGGCAAAATAACTTCTGCCATAAAATAAGTTCTGCAAGTCTGTTGCAGCATTATGACCATCACCAGATTGCGCAGTATTTCTAATACTGGTGACATCAAAAATATTTTTCACTCCAAGGCTCAATTCAAAATGATTATTGAAAAAGGGTTGACTCACAGTAAAATTCAGCATATTAAAATCGCCGATATCACCTAATACGTAATGTCCAGTATCAGAAGCACCATCAGATTCTAGTGTATAAAGTTTTCTTTTACCTGTATATTTGTAGTACAATGCAAATATGGTATTGGCTTTTGGCAATGTATAATTAGCACTTACGTTAGCTTCCACATAGTAATTAAAATCATCATCGGATGTAGCATTACCAGTGTTCAAAAGTTGAGAAACGCCTAATGTTGATACACCAGCATTGAATGAGAAATTATCTTTTCTTGCATTTAAACTTGCTCCCAGGATAATTGATTTATAATTATCGAC encodes:
- a CDS encoding HmuY family protein, whose protein sequence is MKKLLFLLISISFIFQSCLRDNEDPVAVSPIMGKIDSADVGGASEPNQVWYDLSSGDKTLNKRTDWDLAFYSGDEFKVIINSSIMMAAGKIPNVTDINQVKESDVATLKTKVQVANFDPNNVTYIDDVKGNFPTSYTAIEEIKVVDSDNAVYLVNMGKNIYTGSIPIGSVTTGGTDRGWMKLQIVRNGSSAYKIRYANIGEATYKEYIINKNTDYNFNYFSMTDNKEVVIQPQKQKWDLCFTVFTNVIEGAGTYIYADFVTDNIVGGSASYQVTIPTGTNASDFYNNFKAADIDMSKFDHTDQRAIGANWRNPVGTNGLEVYGDRFYVVKDPEGFYFKLRFTRMTKAKKDQYGEAGERGFPQFEYKPL